Below is a window of Streptomyces sp. NBC_01429 DNA.
GATGCGCTCGCTCGTCGAGCGCGACAAGAACCATCCGTGCGTCGTCGCCTGGTCGCTCGGCAACGAGGCGGGCCAGGGCGACAACTTCCGTGCCATGGCCGACTGGACGCACGCGCGCGACGACTCACGCCCCGTCCACTACGAGGGCATGAACGCCGTCACCGACGTCCACAGCGAGATGTACACCAGCCCTTCGGGCGTCGAGGCGTACGGCAGGTCCGGCAATCCGAAGCCGTATCTGCTGTGCGAGTACACCCACTCCATGGGCAACAGCGGCGGCAATCTGCGCGAGTACTGGGACGCCTTCGAGCGCTATCCGAACCTGCACGGCGCCTTCGTGTGGGACTGGGCCGACCAGTCGGTCCGCCTCCCGGTGCCCGGCGATCCCCGGCGCACCTATCTGTCGTACGGCGGCGACTGGCATCCCGGGCTGCCTTCGGACGGCAACTTCTGCGCCAACGGCCTGGTCGCCGCCGACCGGCGCGTGCACCCCGGGCTCCTCGAACTCAAGAAGGTGTACGAACCGCTGGCCGTCGCCGTGCGGGAGGCGACCGCCGGGGAGCCGGTCCTCACCGTACGCAACAAACACCTGTTCAGCGGTCTTGAGGCGTACGAACTGCGCTGGACGCTCACCCGCGACGGCGACCCCGTGCAGCACGGCACCCTGCCCCCGCCGAAGGCCGCGCCGGGCGGGGAGGCCACCGTACGGATCCCCTGCCGCAGGCCCGGCACGCTCACGCCGGGCGCGGAGTACGGGCTGAGCGTCGCCTTCGTCCTGCGCGCGAAGACGCGCTGGGCCGACGCCGGACACACCGTCGCCGCCGAGCAGTTCGCCCTGGACTGGCACGCCCCGGCACCGGGCCGGGCACCCGCCGCAGCTCCCGCCGCTCCCGCCGAGCCGCCCGCCCTCACACTCACCGAGTCCGGTACGCGGGTACGCGTCACCGGGCGGAACGTCGAGGTGGTCCTCGACAAGCGGACCGGCACGCTCGACTCGTACCGCTACCGGGGGCGGGTGCTGCTGGCGGGCGGCCCCGTACCCAACTTCTGGCGCGCGCCGACGGACAACGACATCGGCCGGGGCTTCGAGAAGACCGCCCGCACCTGGCGGGACGCGGGCGCCGACCGGACCGTGACCTCGGTGAAGACCACGCGGCCCCGGCCGGGCGAGGTCGTGATCGAGGTGACCGCGACCCTGCCCACCGCACCGGCTCCCTCCGAGTGGCACACCGTCTTCCGGGTGCTCGGCGACGGTGACGTGCGGATACGCCACACGCTCAAGGCGGCGGCCGGTCTGCCGGACCTGCCCGTGGTGGGGGCGCTGCTGACCGTACCTGCGGGGTTCGAACGGATCGACTGGTACGGACGCGGGCCGCACGAGAACTACTGGGACCGCAACACCGGTGCCCTCGTGGGCCGTTACCGCTCCACGGTGGACGCCCAGGTCGCGCCGTACATCAAGCCGCAGCAGACGGGCAATATGACGGACGTACGGCGGCTGTCCCTCACCGACCGGCTCGGTGACGGGCTGGCCGTGTGGGCCGATCCGGCGGCGGAGGGCCAACCCCCGGCTGCTGAGGAGCTGTTGGAGACCAGCGCTCTGCACTACTCGCCCTTCGACCTCGACGGGCCACGGCATCCGCACGACCTGAAGCGCCGGGACGAGACCGTACTCGGCGTCAACCACCGGCAGATGGGGGTCGGGGGCATCAACTCGTGGGGCGCGGCTCCGCTGGAGGCGTACCTGCTGCACGCGGGCCGCACCTATACGTACGGATACCGGCTGCGGCCGGCGTAGATCTCGGCAGTCTCCACGGTCTCCACCGTCTCCGCGATCTCCGCCGTCCCGGCGATCTCCGCGCGTCGGCTGTGAGGCCGGGAGCACGCGGCCCCGGAGGAACCCCGCCCGGCCTCACAGGAAGCGCACAGCCCAGGGCGGGGTTCCTCCCAGGCTCGCCCCCTACCGTCCAGTACATGACAGCGAAACACGTGGACAAGACGGTCAGCAGAAGGCGCGCCCTGGCCCTCGGCGGCGGCGCCGTGGCCGGTGCGGGCGCGGTGGCCGTGGTCGGCTTCAACGCCTTCGCCTCGGAGGAGACGGACAGCGCCGGCACCGGCGCCGCCACCACCGCCTCGGGCTCCACCACCGCCTCGACCGGGCAGTGCGTCCTGATGTCGAGCGTCACCGAGGGGCCGTACTACCTGGACGGCGCGCTGGTGCGCAAGGACATCACCGAGGGCAAGTCGGGCGTCCCGCTCAGCCTGCGGATCACCGTCCAGGACACCACCGAGTCCTGCGGCCCGGTCGCCGGCGCCGCCGTCGAGATCTGGCACTGCGACGCCTGGGGCTACTACTCCGGCTACACCACCGCCAACCCCGGCGGCAGCGCGCCCGCCGAGGACGAGGACGGTTCCACCGCCGACGACCAGACCTATCTGCGCGGCTACCAGGTCGCCAACGCCGACGGCGTCGTCAAGTTCACGACGATCATCCCCGGCTGGTACACCCCGCGCACCTGCCACATCCACGTGAAGGTGCACACCGGCGGCCAGAAGGCGGACGGGACGTACGAGGGCGGCAAGGTCAACTTCACCGGTCAGCTCTTCTTCGACGACGACATCGCCGAGCAGATCTTCACGCTGGACCCGTACGCGAAGCACTCCGGCAGCTACACCAAGCTCGACGACGACATGGTGTACGAGGGCGGCGGCGCGGCGGGCGGCCTGCTGACGCTCACGCCCGTCCACAAGAAGGACCCGTCGAAGGGGTACAAGGGCACGATCGTCCTCGGCATCGACCCGGACGCCGAGAACGACGGCGCGGGCGGCGGTGGCGGCGGCGAGGGCGGTGAGCCCCCGACCGGTACGCCGCCCACCGGGGAGCCGCCGACCGACGCGCCGTCTCCGTCGGCGTCCGCCTCGTCGTAACGCGGCACGCGGCGCGCGGCGCGGTGGCGCGCGATTCCTGGCTCGTAACTCCGCACGCTGGAAGGGGACTTGAATGAGCCGCGCGGACGACGTGCTCGCGCAGACGGCGGTCGACGCCCTGCTGGCCGAGGCCGAGCTGACCCCCAAGCCCGGCCTCCCGGACACCCGCGAGGCGGACTTCGGCGCCCTGCGCTGGTCGGCGCTCTCGCTGGCACCCGGCCTCACGGCGATGGCGGCGGCGGCCCGCCGCGCGGGCGGCGAGCCCGGCCGCGGACTGCGCGGGGAACTCGGCGCGATCGGCCGCTGCACCGAGCGCTCCATGGCGCGGGCGAACGCCGGCGCCGCGCTGCACCACGGCGCCGTCTGGCCGCTCGGCCTGCTGGTGTCCGCCGCCGCGCTCGCCCCCGCCCTCGACCCCGCGCTCGCTCCCGACCGGCTCACCACCACAGCCAGGCGGCTCGCCGCCATCCCCGACGGGGCGGCGCCGCGGATCCCTTCCCCCGGATCCGCGGCGGCGTCCCGTTACGGAGCGGCCGGCGCGCGGGGCGAGGCGCGCGCCGGATTCCCGCACGTACGACGGGCGTTGACGGCGCTGCGTACGGCCAGAGCCGCGGGCGCCCGCGAACCCGAGGCCCGCCTCGACGCGCTGCTCACCGTCATGAGCACCCTCCAGGACACCGGCCTGCTGCACGCCGCCGGGCCGCACGGGCTGCGCGAGGCGCAGAACGGCGCCCGCGAGGTGCTCGACGCGGGCGGCGCGGGCAGCGCGCGGGGCGGCGCCGCCCTGCGCGACCTGGACGTACGGCTGCGCGAGCGCGGCCTGCGCCCGAGGGGCAGCGCCCATCTGCTGGCGGCGACGCTCTTCGTGGACGCGCTGCCGTCCGGTCGTACGCAGGTGACGTCCGGCCGTACGCGGGTGACGTCCGGCCGTACGCGGGTGAGCCGGCCGTCCGCCCGTACGCCGGTGGCCCAGCCCGCGCGCTGATCACCACCGCCGGGACCCGCCACGGCTCAGCCGCCCCCGGAGCGCGGGTCGGCGGAGCCCGGCGGGGGCGTGGGCGGGGACGGGGAGAGGTGCGCCACCACCTCCGCCAGCTCCAGGCACGCCTGCTCGATCTTGCGCCGGATGTTGCGCTGCTCGGTGACGATCGCCGCGAGGAGCAGGGCCGTCAGGGCGGCGGAGCCGTTCAGGGCCTGGAGGCTGATCATGACTTCGACGAGGCTGTGGTGCGCGAAGGGGCCGACGCGGTCGATCGCCGCCGTGATGGCCAGGACGGAGACGAGCAGCGCGCACGGCGCCGCGCCGGCCAGCTGGAAGCGCAGGGCGGCCCAGATGAGCAGCGGGAAGACGAGGAAGAGCAGGCAGAGGTGGGTTCTGGTGGCCCACGGGATGACGGCGGCGGCCGCGACCGTCAGGGCCGCCGCCTCGGCCCAGCGGCGCGGCTCGCGGGGCAGCGGGAGACGGGCCCTGCGCAGGACGAGGATCAGCGGGGTGACGACCAGGACGCCCATCGCGTCGCCCGCCCACCACGCCGACCAGGTCGGCCAGAGCCCGTTCGGCGGCAGTCGGCCGCTGAGCACCATCACGGCCGTACCGATCGTCGCGCTGATCAGCATCCCGGCCAGCGCCCCCAGGAACACCAGCGCCACCCCGTCCCGCAGCCGGTCGAGGGCGATCCGGAAGCCGACCATCCGGAGCAGGAGGTAGGCGCAGACGGGGGCGAGCGTGTTCCCAGCGATGATGCCGAGGTCGGTGAGGCGGAGCGGGCCGATCGTCGCGATGGAGAGCAGCACTCCGAGCGCGATCCCCGGCCAGACGCGGATGCCCAGCAGGAGCAGACTGCTCAGCGCGACGCCCGTGGGCGGCCAGAGCGGGGTGATGACCGTCCCCTCGATGACCACCTGTCTCAGCAGTCCCAGTTGTCCGACCGCCCAGTAGGCGGCGGCGACGGCGAGGATCCGTACCGCGTCCGCGCGGATACGGCGGACGCGACGGTCCCTGCCGCCACGGCCGCCACTGCCGTCGCTTCCGTCTCTGCCGTCTCTGCCGTCACCACGGGCATGAGGCGGTCGGGACGACGGATCTCGGGGTTCCTCGGTGCGCTCCACACCGGCCATGAGACAACGCGCGCCGCCCGACTCGGCTGTGACACGCTGCCCGCCCGCCGCGCCCCCGCTACCCGGCCCGCTCCCCGTACGCCCCGTCGTACACGTCCTCGCGCACGGTCCTCTACGCCTCGTACGCCTCGTCGTGCCACAGGGCAAGCACGGCCGCGTCGTCCGAGTGGCCCGTCAGCTCGGCCACCCTCATCACCTGGGCGGCCAGCTCCCCGGGGCCTGCCGCGCCGCCGGGAACGCCCGCGGCCGCCGCCGCGGCCAGGGCCGCCACCCGCGCGAGCCCCTCGTCGAGCGGGAACGACGGCCCCTCGATCACCCCGTCCGTGAGCAGGACGACCACCCCGGAACCGGTGAGGCGGCGCCGCGTCACCGGATACACCTCCCCCGGCTGCACCCCCAGCGGCGGCCCGCCCGCGTCCTCGGCGATGCCCCACCGGCCGTCGGACTGGGCCCAGACACCGGGGACGTGCCCGGCCCGCGCGCTCTCCAGTTCGCGGGTGACCGGGTCGAAGCGGAGAAAACTACAGGTCGCGAAGAGGCTGGAGTTCACCGACAGCAGCAGGTCGTTGGCCCGGCTCAGCACCTCGCCCGGGTCGGTGGCGGTCGCGGCCACGGCGCGCAGCCCGATCCGTACCTGGCCCATGATCGCGGCGGCCTCCACGTCGTGGCCCTGCACATCGCCGACGCAGAAAGCGAGCGCGCCGTCCGGCAGCCGGAAGCCGTCGTACCAGTCGCCGCCGATGTCGAGGCCGTCCCTCGCGGGCGCGTATCGCGCCGCCGCGTGCAGTCCGGGCAGGGCGGGAAGTACGGCGGGAAGCATCTCCCGCTGCAACGCCTCGGCCAGCTCCACCCTGGCGTGCTGCCGCTCGGCCCCCTGCCGTGCCTGGGCGGTGAGCTGCCCGAGGGTGGTCAGCAGGTCGTCGGCGCTCGCGGACGGATGGGGGCGACGCCGGGTCATGCACCGCTCCGGGGTACGTGGTCGTGGACCGCCGCGCGGTCTGCCTCTCGGCCTGCCTCACGACGGTGTGCGGCCCGCGACGGCGAATGGATGCGGGCGCCCGGAAGGGGCCCCCACCCATCATATTTCCGACTTTTACTTTCCGCTGAGCGAGTTTCCGCTGAGCGGGGAGTCCGCTGAGCGAGGAGTCGGCACCATCTCCATGATCAGGGCGGGCATCGCCGCGAAGGCGAAGCCGATCCCCACACTGATGATCAGCGCGAAGCCGAGCACGCCCAGGGCGCTGCCCATCAGGCCCAGCGCCACCCCGTAACCGCAGGCGATGATCAGGGCGCCGACGAGCAGGGAGATCTTGGGACCGTACGCGGCGGAGAGCTTGGCGGCCAGCGGCGCGACGGCCATCATGCCGAGCCCGGCGGGCGCCATCCACAGACCGGCCGACAGCATCGACTGGCCGGGACCGTAACCGGTGGCCTCGGGCAGCTGGAGCAGCTGCGGGGCGGCCGGCGACATCGCGTACATCGCGAAGCCGATCGCGATGGAGGAGAGGTTGGTCATCAGGATGGGTCGGCGGGCGCTGCTACGCAGGTCGACCAGCGGTGCCGGGTGCGCCACCCGATGGGCCGTCGTCCCCCTCAGCGCCCTGCCCCCGCCGCGAACGGCACCGCGTCGAGCCCCGTCTCCCCGGGGGTCCCCGGGCCCGCCGGGTGGGTCCACAGTCCGGCGTGCGCGAGTACGGGCAGGACGCCCTCCCCGAACCAGTACGCCTCCTCCACGTGCGGATGGCCGGACATGATGAACTCGTCGATGCCCAGGCGGTGGTACTCCGCGATCCGGTCCGCCACCTCCGTGTGCGAGCCCACCAGCGCCGTCCCCGCGCCACCGCGTACGAGGCCGATGCCGGCCCACAGGTTCGGGGAGATCTCCAGGCCGTCCGTGGAACCGCCGTGCAGCGCCAGCATCCGGCGCTGGCCCTCGGACTCGCTGCGGGAGAGCCCGGCCTGTACGGCGCTGATCGCCTCCTCGGAGAAGCCGTCCAGCTGGCGGCGGGCCTCGGCCCACGCCTCGTCGGCGGTGTCGCGGGCGATCACGTGGAGCCGGATGCCGAACCGTACGGTCCTGCCCTCCTTCGCCGCGAGCGCGCGGATCCAGGCGATCTTCCCGGCGACCTGGGCCGGCGGTTCGCCCCAGGTCAGATAGACGTCGCTGTGCCGGGCCGCGACCTCGCCCGCCGCCTCGGAGGAGCCGCCGAAGTAGACCGGGGGCACCGGGTCGGGCAGCCGGGTCAGCCGGGCCTCCTCCACCCGCAGGTGCGTGCCGTGCCGGGTCACCGTCTCGCCGCGCCACAGCGACCGGACGATGTCCAGGAACTCGCCGGTGCGCGCGTAACGCTCCTCCTTGCCGAGGAAGTCGCCGTACGCGCGCTGCTCGTGGCTCTCCCCGCCCGTCACCACATTGAGCAGCAGCCGGCCGGGCGCGTACCGCTGGAAGGTGGCCGCCATCTGGGCGGCGAGCGTCGGCGCCACGAAACCGGGCCGGAAGGCGACCAGGAACTTCAGCCGCTCCGTCTCGCGCGCCAGCATCGCGGTGGTCAGCCAGGCGTCCTCGCACCAGGCGCCGGTGGGGGTGAGCACGCCCTCGAAGCCGAGCTGTTCGGCCGCGCGCGCGATCTGGGTCAGATAGCCGAGGTCGGCGGGGCGGCGGCCCCCGGCCGCGCCCGGCACGCCGGTGGGCACGCCGTGGCCGCCGCCGACGACATGGCGGCTGTCGCCGTAGGTGGGCAGGAACCAGTGGAAGGTGAGGCTCATGGTCTCTCCAGTCGGCGTGTGGAACGGCGTGGGTGGTGCGGGGGTGTGAGTGGTACGGGGGCGGGGGTGGTGCGGGGGCGTGAGTGGTACGGGTGGCATGGGCGTCGTCATGGGCGTCGTGTCGAACGGTGTTTCCGGCCAAGGGCGTCGGGTCAGAGCAGGCCGTGGCGCGGCGGTCGCGTCCCGGTCAGCGCGTACCGGCCGATGTGCCACGCCTTCCAGCGCACCGGGTCGTGCAGGGTGTGGGTGCGGGCGTCGCGCCAGTACCGGTGCAGGTTGAGCCCGTCCTGGGCCGCCCGCGTCCCCGCCACCTCGAACAGCGCGCTGCCCGTCTCCACCGCCGTCCCGGCCGCGTGGACCTTGGCCGCCGCCACGGCGATCGACGCCTCGGCGGCCGTCGCGTCCGTCAGGTCGGCGCGGGCGGCGTCCACGGCGTCCGCCGCCGCGGCGAGCAGCGCGGCCGACGCCCGTACCTGTACGGCGAGTTCGCCGAAGCGCTGGACGAGCAGCGGGTCCTCGGCCGCCGTCCCGTAGCCCTCGCCCACCGCCTCGAACCACGGCCGGCTGCTGGTGCGGACGAACGCGGCGGCCTCCTCCAGCGCCCCCGACGCGATCCCCACGTCGATGGCCGCGTGCAGCAACTGCGCTACGGCGCCGTGCAGTTGCGGGCCCTCGAAGGTCAGATGGTGCGGTACGACCCGATCGGCGGCCACCG
It encodes the following:
- a CDS encoding glycoside hydrolase family 2 TIM barrel-domain containing protein; translation: MSGESPSNNPQPRRRSLLVSGAALAGWAAFVGQKNAFAADAGAGAASDKGVAPAGDPGSAAERPEWDGRPQVFQVNREEARTRLVPYASAGEALRGRLEKSPYYLSLNGSWRFHWSENPERRPVGFHAEDYDDSGWDRISVPSNWEMLGYPEPIYLNIKYPWVGYETPEPPDVPHTFNPVGSYRRDFTLPRDWQGRRTLISFQGVKSAFFVWVNGERVGYSEDSYTPAEFDLTDYVRPGRNTLAVEVFRWSDGSWLEDQDLIDLAGIFRDVYLYALAPVHLQDLFVRTELDSAYRDAVLSVTLDVRDRGGAAPRGHRIEAVLYDADGRRVLKRPLSGQVTFPASGDAGLTLTADVPAPALWSAEDPNLYTLVVTLTDGSGRAVDIQRARFGFREIAYGPGTYTINGRPIMLRGTNRHESDPDHGQAVREERMVEDIQLMKRHNINAVRTSHYPNHPRWMELCDEYGLYVIDEANLETHGVRDRVPASLPEWTDACVDRMRSLVERDKNHPCVVAWSLGNEAGQGDNFRAMADWTHARDDSRPVHYEGMNAVTDVHSEMYTSPSGVEAYGRSGNPKPYLLCEYTHSMGNSGGNLREYWDAFERYPNLHGAFVWDWADQSVRLPVPGDPRRTYLSYGGDWHPGLPSDGNFCANGLVAADRRVHPGLLELKKVYEPLAVAVREATAGEPVLTVRNKHLFSGLEAYELRWTLTRDGDPVQHGTLPPPKAAPGGEATVRIPCRRPGTLTPGAEYGLSVAFVLRAKTRWADAGHTVAAEQFALDWHAPAPGRAPAAAPAAPAEPPALTLTESGTRVRVTGRNVEVVLDKRTGTLDSYRYRGRVLLAGGPVPNFWRAPTDNDIGRGFEKTARTWRDAGADRTVTSVKTTRPRPGEVVIEVTATLPTAPAPSEWHTVFRVLGDGDVRIRHTLKAAAGLPDLPVVGALLTVPAGFERIDWYGRGPHENYWDRNTGALVGRYRSTVDAQVAPYIKPQQTGNMTDVRRLSLTDRLGDGLAVWADPAAEGQPPAAEELLETSALHYSPFDLDGPRHPHDLKRRDETVLGVNHRQMGVGGINSWGAAPLEAYLLHAGRTYTYGYRLRPA
- a CDS encoding intradiol ring-cleavage dioxygenase, giving the protein MTAKHVDKTVSRRRALALGGGAVAGAGAVAVVGFNAFASEETDSAGTGAATTASGSTTASTGQCVLMSSVTEGPYYLDGALVRKDITEGKSGVPLSLRITVQDTTESCGPVAGAAVEIWHCDAWGYYSGYTTANPGGSAPAEDEDGSTADDQTYLRGYQVANADGVVKFTTIIPGWYTPRTCHIHVKVHTGGQKADGTYEGGKVNFTGQLFFDDDIAEQIFTLDPYAKHSGSYTKLDDDMVYEGGGAAGGLLTLTPVHKKDPSKGYKGTIVLGIDPDAENDGAGGGGGGEGGEPPTGTPPTGEPPTDAPSPSASASS
- a CDS encoding triphosphoribosyl-dephospho-CoA synthase, with the translated sequence MSRADDVLAQTAVDALLAEAELTPKPGLPDTREADFGALRWSALSLAPGLTAMAAAARRAGGEPGRGLRGELGAIGRCTERSMARANAGAALHHGAVWPLGLLVSAAALAPALDPALAPDRLTTTARRLAAIPDGAAPRIPSPGSAAASRYGAAGARGEARAGFPHVRRALTALRTARAAGAREPEARLDALLTVMSTLQDTGLLHAAGPHGLREAQNGAREVLDAGGAGSARGGAALRDLDVRLRERGLRPRGSAHLLAATLFVDALPSGRTQVTSGRTRVTSGRTRVSRPSARTPVAQPAR
- a CDS encoding MASE1 domain-containing protein, with protein sequence MRADAVRILAVAAAYWAVGQLGLLRQVVIEGTVITPLWPPTGVALSSLLLLGIRVWPGIALGVLLSIATIGPLRLTDLGIIAGNTLAPVCAYLLLRMVGFRIALDRLRDGVALVFLGALAGMLISATIGTAVMVLSGRLPPNGLWPTWSAWWAGDAMGVLVVTPLILVLRRARLPLPREPRRWAEAAALTVAAAAVIPWATRTHLCLLFLVFPLLIWAALRFQLAGAAPCALLVSVLAITAAIDRVGPFAHHSLVEVMISLQALNGSAALTALLLAAIVTEQRNIRRKIEQACLELAEVVAHLSPSPPTPPPGSADPRSGGG
- a CDS encoding PP2C family protein-serine/threonine phosphatase, giving the protein MTRRRPHPSASADDLLTTLGQLTAQARQGAERQHARVELAEALQREMLPAVLPALPGLHAAARYAPARDGLDIGGDWYDGFRLPDGALAFCVGDVQGHDVEAAAIMGQVRIGLRAVAATATDPGEVLSRANDLLLSVNSSLFATCSFLRFDPVTRELESARAGHVPGVWAQSDGRWGIAEDAGGPPLGVQPGEVYPVTRRRLTGSGVVVLLTDGVIEGPSFPLDEGLARVAALAAAAAAGVPGGAAGPGELAAQVMRVAELTGHSDDAAVLALWHDEAYEA
- a CDS encoding MFS transporter; translation: MAHPAPLVDLRSSARRPILMTNLSSIAIGFAMYAMSPAAPQLLQLPEATGYGPGQSMLSAGLWMAPAGLGMMAVAPLAAKLSAAYGPKISLLVGALIIACGYGVALGLMGSALGVLGFALIISVGIGFAFAAMPALIMEMVPTPRSADSPLSGNSLSGK
- a CDS encoding LLM class flavin-dependent oxidoreductase, producing MSLTFHWFLPTYGDSRHVVGGGHGVPTGVPGAAGGRRPADLGYLTQIARAAEQLGFEGVLTPTGAWCEDAWLTTAMLARETERLKFLVAFRPGFVAPTLAAQMAATFQRYAPGRLLLNVVTGGESHEQRAYGDFLGKEERYARTGEFLDIVRSLWRGETVTRHGTHLRVEEARLTRLPDPVPPVYFGGSSEAAGEVAARHSDVYLTWGEPPAQVAGKIAWIRALAAKEGRTVRFGIRLHVIARDTADEAWAEARRQLDGFSEEAISAVQAGLSRSESEGQRRMLALHGGSTDGLEISPNLWAGIGLVRGGAGTALVGSHTEVADRIAEYHRLGIDEFIMSGHPHVEEAYWFGEGVLPVLAHAGLWTHPAGPGTPGETGLDAVPFAAGAGR